Proteins encoded by one window of Erysipelothrix rhusiopathiae:
- the sdaAB gene encoding L-serine ammonia-lyase, iron-sulfur-dependent subunit beta — MSSQDFKSVFDIIGPVMAGPSSSHTAGAARIGKIARSIFGECPERANIYLYESFAKTYKGHGTNVALAGGLLGMDPDDARLHESLLIAQEEGMKVTFIPLVDKVDHPNTTKIVMHKDGRKCTVVGISIGGGNVKITEINGTKVEIDGGVATILIFHEDCPGMIAKVATILSEMHINIGSMKVDREEKGKKAYMVIELDQDDLETSLDRLRCVENIYEVLYIAK; from the coding sequence ATGAGTAGTCAAGATTTTAAGTCGGTATTTGATATTATTGGGCCAGTTATGGCCGGACCAAGCAGTTCTCACACTGCAGGTGCGGCACGGATTGGAAAGATCGCACGCAGTATTTTTGGAGAATGTCCAGAGCGTGCTAATATTTATTTGTATGAATCGTTTGCGAAAACGTATAAAGGACATGGTACAAACGTTGCTTTAGCGGGAGGTCTTTTAGGGATGGATCCAGACGATGCGCGCTTGCATGAATCTTTACTTATTGCGCAAGAAGAAGGCATGAAGGTTACCTTCATTCCATTAGTGGATAAGGTGGATCATCCAAACACAACAAAAATTGTAATGCATAAAGACGGCCGTAAATGCACGGTTGTTGGAATATCCATTGGTGGTGGAAATGTTAAGATTACCGAAATCAATGGAACTAAAGTTGAAATTGATGGTGGTGTTGCGACAATTCTTATTTTCCATGAAGATTGTCCGGGAATGATTGCGAAAGTCGCAACCATCTTAAGTGAGATGCATATTAATATTGGATCTATGAAAGTAGATCGCGAAGAAAAAGGCAAGAAAGCCTATATGGTTATTGAATTGGATCAAGATGACTTAGAAACTTCACTTGATCGCTTACGATGTGTGGAGAATATTTATGAAGTTCTCTACATTGCGAAATAG
- the sdaAA gene encoding L-serine ammonia-lyase, iron-sulfur-dependent, subunit alpha, protein MFKSIQELVDTATKRGSLAETIIELEMIRSEESREVIVARMGSQLDVMKRTIEQGKRGVKSTTGLTGGDATKISEYINRGESICGPTVMTAVQNAVGTNEVNAAMGIICATPTAGSAGVVPGVLSAISERYNLTREQEINFLFVAGGFGLVVANNASISGATGGCQAEIGSASAMASAAVVDVLGGSPKMCAHAFAMTIKNMLGLICDPVAGLVEVPCVKRNALGASQALVSADMALAGVESALTPDSVVEAMYKVGKELPSKFRETGEGGLADTIEGRALAESIFGNEKTE, encoded by the coding sequence ATGTTTAAATCAATCCAAGAATTAGTTGATACAGCCACCAAACGTGGAAGTTTAGCCGAAACAATTATTGAACTTGAAATGATACGTTCTGAAGAATCCCGTGAGGTGATTGTAGCGCGTATGGGATCTCAGTTAGACGTAATGAAGCGTACGATTGAACAGGGGAAACGTGGTGTAAAATCCACAACAGGTTTAACAGGTGGCGATGCTACAAAGATTTCTGAATATATTAATCGTGGTGAATCGATTTGTGGACCTACGGTCATGACTGCTGTTCAAAATGCGGTAGGAACCAATGAAGTGAATGCTGCGATGGGAATTATCTGTGCAACACCTACTGCCGGAAGTGCAGGTGTTGTACCGGGAGTATTATCCGCAATATCAGAGCGATATAACTTGACCCGAGAGCAGGAAATTAATTTCTTGTTTGTAGCTGGAGGGTTTGGTTTGGTGGTTGCGAATAATGCTTCTATTTCGGGAGCTACGGGAGGATGCCAAGCAGAGATTGGTAGTGCGAGTGCAATGGCAAGTGCTGCAGTTGTGGATGTTTTAGGTGGAAGTCCGAAGATGTGTGCTCATGCTTTTGCGATGACCATTAAAAATATGCTGGGTCTTATTTGTGATCCCGTTGCAGGTCTTGTGGAAGTACCCTGTGTTAAACGGAATGCCTTAGGAGCATCCCAAGCTTTAGTTTCTGCGGATATGGCTCTTGCAGGTGTTGAGAGTGCACTCACCCCCGATTCGGTTGTGGAAGCAATGTATAAAGTAGGGAAAGAGTTACCGAGTAAATTCCGAGAAACCGGAGAAGGTGGTCTTGCCGACACGATTGAAGGTAGAGCGCTTGCGGAATCAATATTTGGAAACGAAAAGACTGAATAA
- a CDS encoding AIM24 family protein — protein sequence MIQIKNLQDNSNIVEVASMGCFKVLEYQKDLSVNAESAIAAYYASEMNIRKRQVYIQLQNQAVTVSAGAMQWSAGDVKMGADVKGVGDFIGKAIKGSVTKESAAKPRYSGIGYVMLEPTYKHILLERVEDWGKIVLEDGLFLACDSDIKQKVVSRGNFSSAMMGGEGLFNLALEGHGVAVLESPVPREELIVVELQDDEIRIDGNFAIAWSGSLEFRVEKSTKSLMGSAVSGEGFVNVYRGTGKVLLAPIA from the coding sequence ATGATTCAAATTAAAAATTTACAGGATAACAGTAATATTGTGGAAGTAGCTTCCATGGGATGCTTTAAAGTATTGGAATACCAAAAAGACTTAAGTGTTAATGCAGAAAGTGCAATTGCAGCATACTATGCATCCGAAATGAATATACGTAAACGTCAAGTCTATATTCAACTTCAAAATCAAGCCGTTACGGTGAGTGCCGGTGCCATGCAATGGTCTGCAGGTGATGTGAAAATGGGGGCAGACGTAAAAGGTGTTGGTGATTTTATTGGGAAAGCAATCAAAGGTTCTGTAACCAAAGAATCTGCAGCAAAACCTCGCTATTCAGGAATAGGATATGTGATGTTAGAACCTACATACAAACACATCTTGCTTGAACGTGTAGAAGATTGGGGTAAGATTGTGCTTGAAGACGGCTTATTCCTAGCCTGCGATTCAGATATCAAACAAAAAGTAGTATCACGTGGTAATTTCTCATCAGCAATGATGGGTGGCGAAGGTCTATTCAACCTTGCGTTAGAAGGTCACGGAGTAGCCGTTCTTGAAAGTCCAGTTCCACGAGAAGAACTGATTGTTGTGGAACTTCAAGATGATGAAATTCGAATCGATGGAAACTTTGCGATTGCTTGGTCAGGATCATTGGAATTCCGTGTAGAAAAATCAACAAAAAGCTTAATGGGTTCTGCTGTTTCGGGAGAAGGATTTGTGAATGTATATCGTGGTACAGGTAAAGTATTACTTGCACCGATTGCCTAA